In Bacteroidota bacterium, a single genomic region encodes these proteins:
- a CDS encoding T9SS type A sorting domain-containing protein encodes MKASIFIPFLISFWFYFLFISLSNYAQNITVDWIQKKPHTIGRLISFDKSGNIIACGTYGNSSPNWSDIITIKYDSLGTEIWSATYDDTLFNGLDRCMALAIDTFNNVYVAGVTNLPYDFTFTNSQGVLIKYNEQGVFEWKRSWGNSAGFAASFNSMKLLNNKDIYISGYANPISTGDPHSLLMKYDSSGNVQWVHVDSSTTENYISQIEADKSGNIYAVGTTSCCPPTYRMRLEKYRPDGTRQWEHVLIDTLYNYGYGGGIVIDDSANCYLLASISYSFSPSGYDGGIAKIDSAGNKKWLFPFVGNPPSYSGEDISNVLINSKNELFCKGTLTGSNNIVTSLVINLNPINGSINWMFQDTTLKSGGTGQLYNDTLGILSNGAATGGLPTLISLCNQVNGDTVWTCSLFAGHNYTFYSLLFQRSNYYLYGYSYDPNLGHFQDSLILVKLNMDHILSAPSLDVLGEYAMYTYPNPAHSFIKLFFIDNSIIPQKVCLYSLSGELVFKTMGRLSTIDVSKLTPGFYALEVNTNYGIFRKKIIIY; translated from the coding sequence ATGAAAGCCAGCATATTTATTCCCTTTCTCATTTCTTTTTGGTTTTATTTTCTGTTTATTTCACTTTCTAATTATGCTCAAAATATTACAGTAGATTGGATTCAGAAAAAACCACATACTATAGGCAGACTAATAAGTTTTGACAAATCAGGAAATATTATTGCTTGTGGTACTTATGGCAATTCTTCTCCTAATTGGAGCGATATCATTACAATCAAATACGACTCTCTAGGAACTGAGATATGGTCTGCTACTTATGACGACACATTATTTAATGGGTTGGACAGGTGCATGGCCTTAGCAATCGATACTTTCAATAATGTTTATGTTGCAGGGGTTACAAATCTTCCGTATGATTTTACTTTTACAAATTCCCAAGGCGTCTTAATTAAATATAACGAACAAGGTGTTTTTGAATGGAAAAGGAGTTGGGGAAATTCAGCTGGATTTGCTGCGTCCTTTAACTCCATGAAGCTTCTAAACAACAAAGATATTTATATAAGTGGTTATGCGAACCCAATTTCAACCGGAGACCCGCATTCGCTTTTAATGAAGTATGATAGCAGTGGAAATGTACAGTGGGTGCATGTTGATTCCTCAACAACTGAAAATTATATTTCTCAGATTGAAGCAGATAAATCTGGAAATATTTATGCAGTAGGAACTACTAGCTGCTGCCCTCCAACTTATAGGATGCGCTTGGAAAAGTATCGACCTGATGGAACAAGGCAATGGGAACATGTTCTGATAGATACTCTATACAATTATGGATATGGTGGAGGCATTGTTATCGATGATTCCGCAAATTGCTACCTTCTTGCATCTATTTCCTACAGTTTTTCGCCTTCAGGCTATGATGGTGGTATCGCCAAAATTGATAGTGCTGGAAATAAAAAATGGCTTTTCCCTTTTGTAGGTAATCCACCTTCCTACTCTGGTGAAGATATTTCAAATGTGTTGATAAATTCAAAAAACGAACTATTTTGCAAAGGTACTTTGACAGGAAGTAATAATATAGTAACAAGTTTAGTAATCAATCTTAACCCAATTAATGGTAGCATTAACTGGATGTTTCAGGATACCACATTAAAATCTGGAGGAACTGGGCAGTTGTACAATGATACATTAGGTATACTAAGCAACGGTGCAGCAACAGGTGGTTTACCTACATTGATTTCCTTATGTAATCAGGTAAACGGAGATACTGTTTGGACATGCTCTTTATTTGCAGGTCACAACTATACCTTTTATTCACTTTTATTCCAAAGGTCAAACTATTATTTATATGGATATAGTTACGATCCAAATTTGGGGCACTTCCAAGATTCGCTTATTTTGGTAAAACTTAATATGGATCATATTTTATCTGCTCCCTCATTAGATGTTTTGGGAGAATATGCAATGTATACGTATCCTAACCCAGCTCATTCTTTCATTAAACTATTTTTCATCGATAATTCGATTATTCCCCAAAAAGTCTGCCTTTATTCCCTTTCTGGTGAACTTGTATTTAAAACAATGGGCAGACTCTCAACTATTGATGTTTCCAAATTAACTCCTGGATTCTATGCATTAGAAGTAAATACTAATTATGGAATTTTCAGAAAGAAAATTATTATATACTAA
- a CDS encoding JAB domain-containing protein: MQETLITSNLAEIKVAYSTKVKFKDMQKITSSKDCESVLRNIWSPNLELREEFYLLLLNRANKVIGWHCISQGGLDSTVADIRIIFSITLKCIATGIIVAHNHPSGNLKPSETDIALTRKIKEAGKLLDITLFDHIILSNDGYYSFADEGLL, encoded by the coding sequence ATGCAAGAAACATTAATTACATCCAATCTAGCAGAAATAAAGGTAGCTTATTCTACTAAGGTAAAATTCAAAGACATGCAAAAAATTACTTCATCCAAAGATTGCGAATCCGTGCTTCGTAATATTTGGAGTCCTAATCTTGAATTGCGCGAAGAATTTTACTTGTTGCTTCTAAACAGAGCAAACAAAGTAATTGGTTGGCATTGTATTTCACAAGGTGGTTTAGACAGCACTGTTGCTGATATTCGAATTATATTTTCAATTACGCTTAAGTGTATTGCCACTGGAATTATTGTGGCTCACAATCACCCATCTGGAAATTTAAAGCCAAGTGAAACTGACATTGCACTTACACGAAAAATCAAAGAAGCAGGAAAGCTTTTAGATATAACTTTGTTTGACCACATCATTCTTTCAAATGACGGCTATTATTCGTTTGCTGATGAAGGGTTGTTGTAA